One segment of Polaribacter huanghezhanensis DNA contains the following:
- a CDS encoding DUF4159 domain-containing protein yields the protein MKHFFIFIFFSFSIFTNAQEIAVLKYNGGGDWYANPTALPNLIEFSNTNSNTKIKKNPTFVTVGNQDVFKYPIVFMTGHGNVFFSEDEAKNLHDYLISGGFLHISDNYGLDTYIRREMKKVFPALQFQEIPKNHPIYNQTFTFKNGLPKIHEHNGKPPQGFGLFYEGRLICFYDYESDLSDGWENASVHNDPKEVREKALKMGSNIIEYAFKQ from the coding sequence ATGAAGCATTTTTTTATTTTCATTTTCTTTAGTTTTTCAATTTTTACAAATGCACAAGAAATTGCAGTTTTAAAATACAATGGCGGCGGAGATTGGTATGCAAATCCAACTGCATTACCCAATTTAATTGAGTTTTCGAACACAAATAGCAACACAAAAATTAAGAAAAACCCAACTTTCGTTACGGTTGGGAATCAAGATGTTTTTAAGTATCCAATCGTTTTTATGACCGGTCATGGAAACGTTTTTTTCTCTGAAGATGAAGCCAAAAACCTACACGATTATTTAATTTCTGGCGGATTTTTACATATTTCTGATAATTACGGATTAGATACATATATCCGCAGAGAAATGAAAAAAGTTTTTCCGGCTTTACAATTTCAAGAAATTCCTAAAAACCATCCTATATACAATCAAACATTTACTTTTAAAAACGGATTACCAAAAATTCACGAACACAATGGAAAACCTCCACAAGGATTTGGGTTGTTTTATGAAGGAAGATTGATTTGTTTTTACGATTACGAATCTGATTTAAGCGATGGTTGGGAAAATGCTAGTGTACACAACGACCCAAAAGAAGTGCGAGAAAAAGCGTTAAAAATGGGTTCAAATATTATAGAATATGCCTTTAAACAATAA
- a CDS encoding alpha/beta hydrolase, with protein sequence MKKITLCIILMILPLKIQAQTAPPTPQQIEQQEQTFWAQALQNISSQITTGILYSKVTPFSSLYNFNTPDHNIANASSYTQALTELYYASNKTLFLSSEQLKSNKQQFFAAKGGSTTPLIDVGVINTSFNFLFYDEENESNGGLHLVNGVFQPIAGKPSVFTKHITLISPQQEIITTTNNGTVQFKLESSLFFNRNKPIKTLVANFDTNTNYTLVNNSVNTNTIATVNYTTFGNKQFTFTITYQDNSTLITYAEITLNNPQTLLPKIVAQNCIKTNVTPYTSTIPYKAWDEASQKYGQLEYKIFFGDNNQSGNCGVSRIKKPFIVIDGFDPGDTRRIELEDCDAICQKLNADANGDFNASDYESIYKLMKFGPELNDNLVKQLQKENYDVIIINLPTERAAHDYKEVIHDYGADYIERNAMSLVSFIQEVNTKLVQNNSTEKLVVVGPSMGGQITRFALAYMEKKEQETNSSVWDHNTRLWLSMDSPHQGANIPLAAQGSIHYLGYVKKSESAKKQYNDKLRSPAAKQMLIDHYDYAFSSTKSPYFTNYQTALKANGLPNSNGYPTKSRNIAMVNGSLTGKREASVGERYLDMRGYVDLSFLFFNWSINLFSIKNNYQHAYNQQGMVYDISAFGSGSQSFSKTNTNWQGSLDTTPGGLFNVGNDLKEEIVGELTYGTGIKNWLIPGAFLFNLRTPIRRKMYVPNTEEGLVIPHSFIPTHSALDTNGFSNWQQPINKDLVCSNQTPFDSYYGEENNTAHVSFTQKSKDWLFNELQGISQNSSLYLPTNATIIGTTNVCNNLTTTFTTTLGSSCVGNITWTASPNINIVSNNGSSITAEATYANSSGTGWVKAELNGTSITKNVEVGVPYGYTNGTIEVHPTSNEFGSLYLQNWTRMWIPQYPGGSNWNWNVQYSLTRPSTSGQIMIQPLTLGYMTIKARQNNTCGYGPWLSRIFNVTQQTGGGYHFGEGE encoded by the coding sequence ATGAAAAAAATTACTCTTTGTATCATTTTAATGATACTTCCATTAAAAATACAAGCACAAACTGCACCTCCAACACCACAACAAATTGAACAACAAGAGCAAACATTTTGGGCACAAGCGCTTCAAAATATTTCATCACAAATTACAACCGGTATTTTATACAGCAAAGTAACTCCCTTTAGTAGTCTATATAATTTCAACACTCCAGATCATAACATTGCCAATGCTAGTTCTTATACACAAGCATTAACAGAATTATATTATGCTAGTAATAAAACACTGTTTCTGTCATCAGAACAATTAAAATCAAACAAACAACAATTCTTTGCTGCAAAAGGTGGTTCTACAACCCCACTTATAGATGTTGGAGTAATTAATACCTCTTTTAATTTTTTATTTTATGATGAAGAAAATGAAAGCAATGGTGGATTGCATCTAGTAAATGGTGTTTTTCAACCCATTGCTGGTAAACCTTCTGTATTTACAAAACACATTACTTTAATTAGTCCACAACAAGAAATAATTACAACAACTAATAACGGAACTGTACAATTTAAGTTAGAGAGTTCCTTGTTTTTTAATAGAAATAAGCCCATAAAAACATTGGTTGCTAATTTTGATACCAATACCAATTATACACTGGTAAACAATAGTGTTAACACCAATACTATTGCAACTGTAAATTATACCACATTTGGCAACAAACAATTTACATTTACCATTACGTACCAAGATAATAGTACCCTTATTACCTATGCAGAAATAACACTTAACAATCCACAAACGTTATTACCCAAAATAGTAGCTCAAAACTGTATAAAAACCAATGTAACACCATACACGTCTACAATTCCATATAAAGCTTGGGATGAAGCTTCACAAAAATATGGACAATTAGAATACAAAATATTTTTTGGTGATAATAATCAATCGGGTAACTGTGGTGTTTCTCGTATAAAAAAACCATTTATTGTAATTGATGGTTTTGACCCTGGAGATACAAGACGTATTGAGCTGGAAGATTGTGATGCCATTTGCCAAAAACTAAATGCTGATGCTAACGGTGATTTTAATGCTTCAGATTATGAATCAATTTATAAATTAATGAAATTTGGTCCAGAATTAAATGATAATTTAGTTAAACAACTACAAAAAGAAAACTACGATGTCATTATCATTAATTTACCAACAGAGCGAGCAGCTCATGATTACAAAGAAGTAATACATGATTATGGTGCAGATTATATAGAGCGTAATGCCATGAGTTTGGTTTCTTTTATACAAGAAGTAAACACAAAATTAGTCCAAAACAACAGTACAGAAAAACTAGTAGTAGTTGGCCCAAGTATGGGCGGACAAATAACCCGTTTTGCATTGGCTTATATGGAAAAAAAAGAACAAGAAACAAACAGTTCTGTTTGGGATCATAATACAAGGTTATGGTTAAGTATGGATAGTCCACACCAAGGAGCCAACATACCTTTAGCTGCACAAGGAAGTATTCATTATTTAGGTTATGTTAAAAAGAGTGAAAGCGCAAAAAAACAATATAATGATAAATTACGTTCACCAGCCGCAAAACAAATGCTAATTGACCATTATGATTATGCATTTAGCAGTACAAAATCTCCTTATTTCACAAATTATCAAACAGCATTAAAGGCAAATGGTTTACCAAACTCTAACGGTTATCCAACTAAATCTAGAAATATTGCTATGGTAAATGGGTCGTTGACAGGAAAAAGAGAAGCTTCTGTAGGCGAACGCTATTTAGATATGCGAGGCTATGTAGATTTATCTTTTTTATTCTTTAATTGGTCTATAAACCTATTTAGTATTAAAAACAACTATCAACATGCATACAATCAACAAGGAATGGTTTATGATATTTCTGCATTTGGAAGTGGTAGTCAAAGTTTTAGCAAAACAAATACAAATTGGCAAGGCAGCTTAGATACAACACCTGGAGGTCTTTTTAATGTTGGAAATGATCTAAAAGAAGAAATCGTTGGAGAATTAACATATGGAACTGGTATTAAAAATTGGTTAATACCTGGTGCGTTTTTATTTAACCTAAGAACACCTATAAGAAGAAAAATGTATGTACCAAATACAGAAGAAGGTTTGGTTATTCCTCATTCATTTATTCCAACTCATTCTGCTTTAGACACTAATGGTTTTTCTAATTGGCAACAGCCTATTAACAAAGATTTAGTTTGTAGTAATCAAACACCTTTTGATAGTTATTATGGAGAAGAAAACAATACTGCACATGTTTCTTTCACTCAAAAAAGTAAAGATTGGTTATTCAATGAATTACAAGGAATTAGTCAAAATTCATCACTATATTTACCTACCAATGCAACGATTATAGGCACTACTAATGTTTGTAATAATCTAACAACAACATTTACTACTACTTTAGGCTCATCTTGTGTTGGAAATATTACATGGACAGCTTCTCCTAATATAAATATTGTTTCAAATAATGGTTCTAGTATTACTGCTGAAGCTACCTATGCTAATTCTTCAGGAACAGGATGGGTAAAAGCTGAGTTAAATGGGACTTCGATTACAAAAAATGTAGAAGTAGGTGTTCCTTATGGCTATACTAACGGAACTATAGAAGTTCACCCAACTAGTAATGAATTTGGGAGTTTATATTTACAAAATTGGACAAGAATGTGGATTCCACAATATCCAGGAGGTTCTAATTGGAATTGGAATGTTCAATACTCATTAACAAGACCAAGTACAAGTGGACAGATAATGATACAGCCATTAACTCTAGGTTATATGACTATAAAGGCAAGGCAGAATAATACTTGTGGTTATGGACCTTGGCTATCAAGAATATTCAATGTTACTCAACAAACTGGTGGAGGTTATCATTTTGGAGAAGGTGAATAA
- a CDS encoding helix-turn-helix domain-containing protein, translating to MSFSHESIFNLFLLISALHGFLFCFIILFSKNGREKSMVFINLLVLTISLNNIQSWILAKDFFIEYFFLDYIHIPWHFLIAPFFYMFLINYLKIEKHSKNILKIVLPIFALIITIRIGFVSFFSDKNTTDVAFLFEKYTSLEEIFSLIVSLIIFVYSFQILSKKSKLFTKVLSFDNLKWIYTFFKLGLLTYVFWIVALAITVALNFKEFIYSYYPLRVLTTVLIYWIGYQAILQLRLLKERENLRKQLNFKSLIKEVNSKNNDEKGEDEKLLFDKINTLINDKKLYTEPKLNIDSLANEVDINASKLSTIINHFSTKNFNDYINEFRIELAKQLLIDADYINYTITAIGLESGFNSKSTFYYTFKKHTGLTPTEYQKSLEK from the coding sequence ATGAGTTTCTCCCATGAATCAATTTTTAATTTATTCTTATTAATTAGTGCGTTGCACGGTTTTCTATTTTGTTTTATTATTCTTTTTTCTAAAAACGGAAGAGAAAAAAGCATGGTGTTCATCAACTTATTGGTGTTAACAATTTCTCTAAACAACATTCAGTCTTGGATTTTAGCTAAAGATTTTTTTATAGAATACTTCTTTTTAGATTATATACATATTCCTTGGCATTTTTTAATTGCGCCATTTTTTTACATGTTTTTAATTAATTATTTAAAAATTGAAAAGCACAGTAAAAATATTTTAAAAATTGTTCTACCAATTTTCGCTTTAATAATTACCATACGCATTGGTTTTGTTTCTTTTTTTAGTGATAAAAACACAACAGACGTTGCTTTTTTATTTGAAAAATACACTTCTTTAGAAGAAATTTTTAGCTTGATTGTTTCTCTAATTATTTTTGTGTATTCTTTTCAAATTCTATCAAAAAAAAGCAAGTTATTTACCAAGGTTTTATCGTTTGATAACTTAAAATGGATTTACACGTTTTTTAAATTAGGCTTATTAACTTATGTATTTTGGATTGTTGCTTTAGCAATTACTGTAGCGTTAAATTTTAAAGAATTTATTTACTCGTATTACCCTTTACGGGTTTTAACCACCGTTTTAATTTATTGGATCGGATATCAAGCAATACTTCAATTACGACTTCTTAAAGAAAGAGAGAATTTGCGTAAGCAATTAAATTTTAAATCATTAATTAAAGAAGTTAATTCTAAAAACAATGATGAAAAAGGAGAAGATGAAAAATTATTGTTTGATAAAATCAATACACTTATCAATGATAAAAAACTATATACAGAGCCTAAATTAAATATTGATTCTTTAGCAAATGAAGTTGATATTAATGCATCAAAATTATCAACTATTATCAACCATTTTTCTACTAAAAATTTTAATGATTATATTAATGAGTTTAGAATTGAATTGGCAAAACAATTGTTAATAGATGCAGATTATATAAACTATACAATTACTGCAATTGGTTTAGAATCTGGTTTCAATTCTAAATCTACTTTTTACTACACGTTTAAAAAACATACTGGCTTAACACCTACAGAATATCAGAAGTCTTTGGAAAAGTAA
- a CDS encoding 16S rRNA (uracil(1498)-N(3))-methyltransferase, whose translation MQLFYNKDISSTDAQFTFDKTESRHIVKVLRKKDGDILHITNGKNELFTVKIILANDKRCLVEILNSEAKQKPWNYKLHIAISPTKNNDRLEWFLEKATEIGIDEITPIICSNSERTVLKTDRLEKIVQSAMKQSLKFVLPKLNEPIKFTDFINQEFESDLFIAHCEELDKKSFAKTIKPKTNILILIGPEGDFSPTEIEKALTNKFIPVTLGESRLRTETAGIVAAQTVALINELSS comes from the coding sequence ATGCAATTATTTTATAATAAAGATATCTCTTCTACAGATGCTCAGTTTACGTTCGATAAAACGGAGAGCAGACATATTGTAAAAGTATTGCGAAAAAAAGACGGAGATATTTTACACATTACCAACGGAAAAAACGAATTGTTTACCGTGAAAATCATTTTAGCAAATGACAAAAGATGTTTGGTGGAAATTCTGAATTCAGAAGCAAAACAAAAACCTTGGAACTATAAGTTACATATTGCCATTTCACCCACAAAAAACAACGATAGATTGGAATGGTTTTTAGAAAAAGCAACAGAAATTGGCATAGATGAAATTACTCCGATTATTTGCTCAAACTCAGAAAGAACCGTTTTAAAAACAGATCGTTTAGAAAAAATTGTGCAATCTGCCATGAAACAATCGTTAAAGTTTGTACTTCCAAAATTAAATGAACCGATTAAGTTTACCGATTTTATAAATCAAGAATTTGAAAGTGATTTGTTTATTGCTCATTGTGAAGAATTGGATAAAAAATCTTTTGCGAAAACGATAAAACCAAAAACAAATATTCTGATTTTAATTGGTCCAGAAGGTGATTTTTCTCCAACTGAAATTGAAAAAGCACTAACAAATAAGTTCATTCCAGTTACTTTAGGAGAAAGCAGATTGCGTACAGAAACTGCTGGTATTGTTGCAGCACAAACTGTGGCTTTGATTAATGAATTGAGTTCGTAA
- a CDS encoding GTP cyclohydrolase: MITIKELFTRKELKQFVAFPFSLYKGNPYWVPPIIKDELDTLDKNENPAFEHAEARFFIAVKNEKIVGRVAAIINKYETEKQGIQKMRFGWFDVIDDLEVSEILLEKVKEIGFQNNLAYIEGPVGFSNLDKVGVLIEGFDHIGTMITWYSQPYYKEHLEKLGYTKEKEYLENKFLISNIDAAYYQRISAVVKHRYKLTALNFTNTKDIMPYVDEMFDLFSKTYSKLSSFVPISNTQIEHFKKRYIGFINPEFIKFVVDENKKLVAFAIIMPSFSKALQKANGKLFPFGIFHLLKARKNPKTVTSYLIGVEDSYKNKGVTAIIFDEYTKVCIAKGVKEMIRTPELEDNEAIHKIWRNFNPVTHKRRRTYKLGIRN, from the coding sequence ATGATTACCATTAAAGAACTTTTTACAAGAAAGGAATTAAAGCAATTTGTTGCATTTCCTTTTTCGCTTTATAAAGGAAATCCATATTGGGTTCCACCAATAATAAAAGACGAATTAGACACGCTAGACAAAAATGAGAATCCGGCGTTTGAACATGCAGAAGCTCGTTTTTTTATCGCAGTTAAAAACGAAAAAATTGTTGGACGTGTCGCAGCCATCATCAACAAATATGAAACTGAAAAACAAGGCATTCAAAAAATGCGTTTTGGATGGTTTGATGTAATTGATGATCTAGAAGTTAGTGAAATTTTATTGGAGAAAGTGAAAGAAATTGGTTTTCAAAATAACCTAGCATATATTGAAGGGCCAGTTGGCTTTTCTAACTTAGATAAAGTGGGTGTTTTGATTGAAGGTTTTGATCATATCGGAACTATGATTACCTGGTATTCTCAGCCTTATTACAAAGAGCATTTAGAAAAATTAGGATACACAAAAGAGAAAGAATATTTAGAAAATAAATTTCTAATTAGCAATATTGATGCAGCATATTACCAACGAATTTCTGCTGTTGTAAAACACCGATATAAACTTACCGCTTTAAATTTCACAAACACAAAAGACATTATGCCTTATGTGGATGAGATGTTTGATTTATTTAGTAAAACCTATTCAAAATTATCTTCTTTTGTTCCGATTTCTAACACACAAATTGAGCATTTTAAAAAACGTTACATCGGATTTATCAATCCAGAATTTATAAAATTTGTGGTGGATGAAAATAAAAAATTAGTCGCTTTTGCTATTATTATGCCATCATTTTCTAAAGCGCTTCAAAAAGCAAACGGAAAATTATTTCCGTTCGGAATTTTCCATTTATTAAAGGCTCGTAAAAATCCGAAAACAGTCACTTCATATTTAATCGGAGTTGAAGACAGCTACAAAAACAAAGGTGTAACCGCTATTATTTTTGATGAATATACCAAAGTGTGTATTGCAAAAGGCGTGAAAGAAATGATTAGAACTCCAGAGTTAGAAGACAATGAGGCAATCCATAAAATTTGGAGAAATTTTAATCCAGTTACACACAAAAGACGTAGAACTTATAAATTAGGAATTAGGAATTAG
- a CDS encoding transporter has product MNMIKKILFFFFICSSYLLNAQYTNVINSNRPGFSESPYSVGTGIYQLETGLFYNSSKIVRTFTIPNSFGYNMVFRTSFFDEKLEFNTNFTLQKDKVAFKNVFTSSYNTTGISELSFGAKYLVFHQKYEDKSKEVRSWKRRHAFDWKRAIPSVAIYVGINTNLVNDIYKLEGLTPKFGILLQNNLSEKLNIITNIYYDYIGSLYSEFSYIITGTYAFNDDWSTFLEHQGRYNTYQTNTNFGTGIAYLSGRHFQVDASTRLNFNGKTTEFYAGLGFSFRLDRHIPKFDLLDEKGNIIVAEKPVSTRRKKFFGRLLDFFKFKKKAKKINNNYNRKKPVRRRIESTIQKAKKKKGGFFSFLKRKKKKKDNTKNGN; this is encoded by the coding sequence ATGAATATGATTAAAAAGATTCTTTTTTTCTTTTTTATATGTAGCAGTTATCTTTTAAATGCTCAATACACAAATGTAATCAACTCCAACAGACCTGGTTTTTCTGAAAGTCCGTATAGTGTTGGAACGGGTATTTATCAACTTGAAACGGGGCTTTTTTATAATTCTTCTAAAATTGTAAGAACTTTTACCATTCCAAATTCATTTGGCTATAACATGGTTTTTAGAACCAGTTTTTTTGATGAAAAACTAGAGTTCAACACAAATTTTACACTTCAAAAAGACAAAGTAGCTTTTAAAAATGTATTTACATCTTCTTACAATACAACAGGAATTAGCGAATTGTCTTTCGGAGCAAAATATTTAGTTTTTCATCAAAAATACGAAGACAAATCTAAAGAAGTTAGAAGTTGGAAACGCAGACATGCTTTTGATTGGAAAAGAGCGATTCCCTCTGTAGCCATCTATGTTGGAATCAACACAAATTTGGTAAACGACATTTATAAACTCGAAGGTTTAACGCCTAAATTTGGCATATTACTACAAAATAATCTATCCGAAAAATTAAATATTATTACCAACATTTATTATGATTATATTGGAAGCTTGTATTCCGAATTCTCCTATATTATTACAGGAACTTACGCTTTTAATGATGATTGGAGCACTTTTTTAGAACATCAAGGACGTTATAATACATATCAAACCAACACTAATTTCGGAACAGGAATTGCATATTTATCGGGCAGACATTTTCAGGTTGATGCTTCAACTCGGTTAAATTTTAATGGAAAAACAACCGAGTTTTATGCAGGACTTGGATTTTCGTTTCGTTTAGACAGACATATTCCAAAATTTGATTTGTTGGACGAGAAAGGAAATATAATTGTAGCCGAAAAACCTGTATCAACAAGAAGGAAAAAATTCTTTGGAAGACTCCTTGATTTCTTTAAATTTAAAAAGAAAGCAAAAAAAATCAATAATAATTACAATCGCAAAAAACCAGTTCGTAGAAGAATTGAGTCTACAATACAAAAAGCTAAAAAGAAAAAAGGAGGCTTTTTTAGTTTTTTAAAACGTAAGAAAAAAAAGAAAGACAATACTAAAAATGGCAATTAA
- a CDS encoding DUF4834 domain-containing protein, translated as MISRYVLPFFLKRFINNVQDRANQQYQKQQQPNVKVGETIIDKKPNTNNQSNNSVGEYVDYEEVE; from the coding sequence ATGATATCTAGATATGTGCTTCCTTTTTTCTTAAAAAGATTTATAAATAACGTTCAAGACAGAGCAAATCAACAATATCAAAAGCAACAGCAGCCAAATGTAAAAGTTGGAGAAACGATCATTGATAAAAAGCCAAATACAAATAATCAAAGCAATAATTCTGTTGGAGAATATGTTGATTATGAAGAAGTAGAGTAG
- a CDS encoding YfhO family protein — MKIKKTFPYLIAILIFVIASVLYFNPVLKGQKIKQSDITQFKGMSKEIADYRVEKGEEPYWTGSAFSGMPAYQLSAYYPNDYIKMLDSTLRFLPRPADYVFLYFLGFFLLLSALKVEWKLAILGALSFGFSTYLIIIFGAGHNAKAHAIAYMPMVMAGVLWVFRKKYLLGFVIAALAMALEINSNHPQMTYYLGFTLLILGIVKLIDAIQEKAYKPFIKQSVVIVFAMVLGLGVNSTRLLAMKEYASFSTRGKTELTIEPNGAPKQVTEGLSKEYITEYSYGLAETMNLFIPRFMGGGTYEELGKNSSFYETLKSHPQIGPVQASQASKQVLTYWGDQTIIEAPAYIGAVIVFLFLLGIFLVKGTLKKWLVAATIFSIVLSWGKNFEIITNLFIDYVPLYNKFRAVSSIQVIAEICIPLLGILALKEFFSKEISSDEKKNALKKAFYILSGIVVFFLIFGSNLFSFEGFRDTNYQQIPGLVEALISDRKAMLFDDSLRSLILISISFAILWFFLKNKLNQTKSIVAFAVIILFDLVSVDINYVNKDSFEKARNIEKPFQLTAIDKQILKDKSYYRVANFPSPLQDGRTSYFFNSIGGYHAAKMGRYQELFDYQIAKNNMEVLNMLNAKYFIIPDQKGNKSVHENPDANGSVWFVSNLKLVNSADEEIKALDSLKTKTEAVIDASKFKVENNFKRDSLATIKLTKYDVTTLTYESSAAKNQFAVFSEIYYKDGWNAYVDGKLMPYYRVDYVLRGMEIPAGKHTIKFKFEPTIIKKGNTITLTSYFLLLIIPIGWFFYEKKKK; from the coding sequence ATGAAAATAAAAAAAACCTTTCCATATTTAATCGCAATTTTAATTTTTGTAATTGCATCAGTTTTATACTTTAATCCTGTTTTAAAAGGACAAAAAATAAAACAAAGCGACATTACTCAGTTTAAAGGAATGTCTAAAGAAATTGCAGATTACAGAGTAGAAAAAGGGGAAGAACCGTATTGGACGGGTTCGGCTTTTAGCGGAATGCCAGCGTATCAATTAAGTGCGTATTATCCGAATGATTATATTAAAATGTTAGACAGTACGTTGCGTTTTTTACCAAGACCAGCAGATTATGTTTTCTTATATTTCTTAGGTTTTTTCTTGCTTTTATCAGCCTTAAAAGTAGAATGGAAATTAGCCATTTTAGGCGCTTTGTCTTTTGGTTTTTCTACCTATTTAATTATCATTTTTGGCGCGGGGCATAATGCAAAAGCGCATGCAATTGCTTATATGCCAATGGTAATGGCTGGTGTTTTATGGGTTTTTCGAAAAAAATATTTACTCGGATTTGTTATTGCTGCTTTAGCAATGGCATTAGAAATCAACTCCAATCATCCACAAATGACGTATTATTTAGGATTTACGTTATTAATTTTGGGAATTGTAAAACTAATTGATGCTATTCAAGAAAAAGCATACAAACCTTTTATAAAACAATCAGTAGTTATTGTTTTTGCAATGGTTTTAGGGCTTGGTGTAAATTCTACGCGTTTATTAGCGATGAAAGAATATGCCAGTTTTAGTACTCGAGGTAAAACGGAATTAACAATTGAACCAAATGGTGCGCCAAAACAAGTTACAGAAGGTTTATCAAAAGAATACATTACAGAATATAGTTACGGTTTAGCAGAAACAATGAACTTATTTATTCCGCGTTTTATGGGCGGCGGAACCTATGAAGAGTTAGGGAAAAACTCTAGTTTTTACGAAACTTTAAAATCGCATCCACAAATTGGTCCAGTACAAGCATCGCAAGCCTCAAAACAAGTGTTAACCTATTGGGGAGATCAAACAATTATAGAAGCACCAGCGTATATTGGAGCAGTAATTGTTTTTTTATTTTTGTTAGGAATTTTTTTAGTTAAAGGAACGCTTAAAAAATGGCTGGTTGCAGCAACAATCTTTTCAATTGTGTTAAGTTGGGGTAAAAATTTTGAAATTATTACCAATTTATTTATCGATTATGTGCCTTTATACAATAAGTTTAGAGCAGTTTCATCCATCCAAGTAATTGCAGAAATTTGCATTCCGTTATTAGGAATTTTAGCCTTAAAAGAATTCTTTTCTAAAGAAATTTCTTCAGATGAAAAGAAGAATGCATTAAAAAAAGCATTTTATATTTTAAGCGGAATTGTAGTTTTCTTTCTGATTTTTGGATCCAATTTATTTTCTTTTGAAGGATTTAGAGATACTAATTATCAGCAAATTCCTGGTTTGGTTGAAGCGTTAATTTCTGACAGAAAAGCAATGTTATTTGACGATAGTTTACGCTCATTAATATTGATTTCAATTTCGTTTGCAATTTTATGGTTTTTCCTTAAAAACAAATTGAATCAAACCAAATCAATTGTTGCATTTGCCGTCATCATTTTATTTGATTTAGTTTCTGTAGATATCAATTATGTCAATAAAGATTCGTTTGAAAAAGCAAGAAATATCGAAAAACCATTTCAATTAACGGCTATTGACAAACAAATTTTAAAAGATAAAAGTTATTACAGAGTTGCCAATTTTCCAAGTCCGTTACAAGACGGAAGAACCTCGTATTTTTTCAATTCTATTGGTGGTTATCATGCTGCAAAGATGGGGCGTTATCAAGAGTTGTTTGATTATCAAATTGCAAAAAACAACATGGAAGTTTTAAACATGTTAAATGCCAAATATTTTATCATTCCAGATCAAAAAGGAAACAAATCTGTACATGAAAATCCAGATGCAAATGGGAGCGTTTGGTTTGTGTCAAATCTAAAATTAGTGAATTCTGCGGATGAAGAGATAAAGGCATTAGACAGTTTAAAAACGAAAACAGAAGCCGTAATTGATGCAAGTAAATTTAAAGTTGAAAATAATTTTAAAAGAGATTCTCTAGCAACAATTAAACTAACAAAATATGATGTTACAACATTAACGTATGAGTCTAGTGCTGCGAAAAATCAGTTTGCGGTCTTTTCTGAAATCTATTATAAAGATGGTTGGAATGCGTATGTTGATGGAAAATTAATGCCGTATTATAGAGTTGATTATGTATTGCGCGGAATGGAAATTCCTGCAGGGAAACACACCATAAAATTCAAATTTGAACCGACAATCATAAAAAAAGGAAATACGATAACATTAACATCTTACTTCTTGTTGTTGATCATTCCGATTGGATGGTTTTTTTACGAAAAGAAGAAAAAATAG